DNA sequence from the Gammaproteobacteria bacterium genome:
TCAATCAAGCTCACAAAATCAGACGCAAAGAAGTAGAACCCACCTCTCTCCTGCCGCAGTTTATCAATAAGTCCTTATTTATATAAAGAAAACATTCGCTAGAAAAATTCAAATATGGGATGGAATTATTAGGGGCTTACAATAGATTTAGGAACTTCAACAGCTAATAAATTATCATTTCGATATTCTTCTTGTTGAAGCCACTCACTAACTTTTTCGCTATCGAAAAGACTATCTTCAAATATATGAGGAATAATCACAATTCCGCGCCAAGCACCATCGTTGTCTATTTTTTGAACGATGTTTAAAATTTCAGGAAGGCGCATAGTTGATTTAGTAAGGAGGCCATCTTTAATTCGTGGCCTGGCAACACCACACTCAGTGAGAATGTGATCAATTTCTATTGGTGCGGTATCGGGTTTAAAAAGACAAAGCACATGTATCCCCTTGCCGACATCGGCTTCAAATTCAAATCCCGGGAATAAGGTGATCTTATGGCCAAATTCTTTTTTGATCTCACCAAAAGCTTCTTGAAGATAAGGTAAGAAGTCTATGCTCAAAAAATTGTGATCTGTGATAGCAACTACATCAAGACCAGTTTGATGACAAGCTTCAGCAAACGCTTTTGCTGCCTTGGACTCTTCTCCTCGAACCAAGCGTTCGCCTGCCCAGTGTTGAGTATCTGCTGGGGTTTGCATTTGGAGGTCGCACTTTAACCAACGCATTCCTGTATAAGAAGAATTCAATGCATGCACCTTAAAATTGTATAGAAGCTAGCCATGATAGCACCTAGAATTAATTTGTTAACCAATCCGTTTCTATTGCTCTGTAACCCCTAAAAGTACAATTTCAGGAATTATTTTCATTAGTCGATTAAGCCTGACAGAAGCAATCAACATAAACATCAGTTGTGTTGAGCGAAAATTTTGACATAAAAAAAGCCAGGAACCACATTAGTAGTCCCTGGCTTTAATTCTTCCTTAAGATTGAAACATCTTAAGAGATTAAAATGTAGTGTCAAGTAAATTTATTAAAAAAATAGAAAAATATAGCTGTTGTGTTGATTCTTTTAAAACAGGTAAGTGGCTAAATTTATCGGAGATGGGGATGAGATGGAGAAAAAATCAAAACCGCTTACAAATCTTCGACACATATTCGACACATTTTTTAAAATTTGAGACGCCATCAGCAAATTGTTATTAACTCATTGATTCTATTCGATTTTTGGTGGGCCGTGTAGGGATCGAACCTACGACCTATTGATTAAGAGTACTCCATTCAGGGATTCTCTTCAGTTCTATATTTTTATAACTATTTGAATATAAATATATTCCTGATTTTTACAGCATCTACTTATTACCAGCCGATGCCAGGAAATTCTATACTTTTCCTTGCACGATTACACGGGAATTACACCAGATTCAAGCTTAGTAATGCCCTACTCCGCTCATTCAACCTCCCCCAATCTTTGCCTCGCTCGCCCAATTGCCTGATACAATCTATCCCGCAGTATCTCTTTAGAAGGTAAAAATAAGGTAGAACGGTCAGATATATTCCGCCACATGAATGCCAGATCATTCCCTCTATTTTAGCATTCAAATCATAGAGCGTTCTGGCCCCCTAATTTGAACCGAATTTTTTGTAGTATAGATTTCACATTGTCAAATTCTAGTACCATAGCTGATGCAGAGATAAGAGCTTGGGAAGCAGCAATGACAAACCTATCAGAATTAGAAATTTTAATCCCCCCATTTAACAATTTTTTTACAAGAATCTCTGTTCTATCTATAACGTTATCAAAATTAATCTCTACTTCTTTACATTGCTTATATTTCTTACAAACAAGAATAGCATCTATACTAATAGGGTCTTTTGTCGATGCCTTTGGATTTGCTCCGCGAAGCTCAGCATACACTGGATGAGCAGCAACAACTTCAAATCCAGCTTTGTTAATAGCCTCATATATACCAGCCCATCCATCTTCTTTTGAATGATGAAAACTAAATGCAAGTGTACCATCATCTTTTAGGACTCTATGAGACTCCTTCAGCACAGATGCTAATTGCGAAGCAAAGATTCTAGGATCATCATGCTGTACTTCACCAGAATTTGACGAGTTGTTCTTAGCAAACCAAGGATAATACTCTTTTAATACAGGAGAAAGCCATGCGAAAAAGAAGTCGCTTAATTCACTGTAGTGAACAAAATCAAAATATGGAGGATCAGTAATTATTGCATCCACGACTTTATCTGGCAAAGGCAGTACAGAGCTGTCACCATTTAAAATCAAAGCGCCTTTTTCTACCTTATTAAGCTCATCCCAGGAGACAGCCAATGAAACATTTATAGGTTCACTTGCCTGGATTTTTACTGAACCATTAGACTTCCCTAGTAAATCCTTATTTAGGATTAAATCAAAAGGTTTATCCAAATAACGTTTCGCCTTAAGTAGTCTAGATTTAAATAAAGAACAAAAAGTACCACTACTTTTTTCTGTACCCCATATAGAATTTTCAAGCGGCGTACGCTCCGGTTTCAGTATGTGATTTGAGAACATATGTCTTACCGCACCAGTTCCTTCGCCTTTATAGCTACAAAAAAGATTATTAAATTCTAACGTACTAGAAAATAGGCAAAGCATCTGCTCTCTAATTGCTTTTTCTGAGATAAGTAAAATCTCTTTCAACAGCATCCCTAAACAAAGTAGCTGACGAGAGTTAAAGAAATCCTTCCAATAGAGATAGTTATAATTTCTTGCTTGATCTGTATTATGGCCAGATCGCACTGGGAGTGTAGGAAGAGGTAAATTCTCTTCTTGCAAACGTAATTCAGCCTTTATAAAAAGATCTAAATCTTCTTGTTTTGGAGGTAAGTAAATCTTTTCACCATTTTTCCTAAGCGCAAGCAATGCATATAGGCGGTGTTTTGGAGCAATGTTATTTGGAATTAAGTCTTTTATACGATGTTTTTTTCCATTAGCGTCTAAAACATATTGACCTTTAACTGGACCACTTTGCGGATTAAACTGGTGACTACAAGATGGACATTTTAAAGATGTGGAGTCATAACGATCCTGAAATATTTCCCAACAAGAAGAGCAAACAATCTTTGCAAGGGGTTTTTTCTTCGGATATGCATCTTGTGCAAAAACATATCTAGAAAATAAAGGAATTTCTTCCCCTTCTGGTGTTGTTAGGGTTTTTACCCAAAAAAAATAAAGCACAGGTATCACTTCCCTTGTTTCAGGATCTTTTGTTTGATAATAATATTTAATTTCTGACGCTATTTTTTCCTCAAGAGATTTAAATGCTTGCCATAATTCTTGTTCGGACACCCTCGTTAATGCTTGATTTACTAAAAACGTGCTTATAGGGTTGATATCACAGCCTATTACTTTCGCACCAACCTTAAGAGATTCTCCTAGAGTCGTTCCACTTCCCATAAAAGGGTCAAGCACTACTTTGCCTGATAGGTTATGATACTCGTAAAACGATTGCCATACAGAACGATCTTTAGAATTTAAAGTGGCTAATGTAATAGCACGAAAAACTGTTCCAAGCCTTGTAGCCCACCATTTATGAATATGGTATAAAGGGCGGTTAATTTCTTTTCTCCAACTCTCCTGTTCAGCAACACGACTAACTTCTACTATAGGGAAATCATACTCTATTGCAGCGCCAGATTTTAGGGGAATAAACGCTTCATGCACTTCTTTTGTCACAGCCATATTCATTCGCCTAAATTTCCATTAATTTCTTTAATAGAAGAAATACTTTTCACCATCGAAACAGGCTTAGAAGTTTGAGATTTAAGCCTATATGCAACAAATTTGTGCTGTGTTCCAGCTTTAGGATTAACAATCTTCTCAGCTTTCAGATCATTAGTATGTAAATCAAAAGTATAACCCACCACCAGATGCTCTGCTTCAACTCGAATTAAATCTCCAACATTCTGAAATCGAGGATCTTTTTCCATATTACTTGGCACAACTAGTGTCATTAATCCCGTAGTTCCTTCCGTTAAAGCAAAAGGGGTAGGAGCAACATACATTTTTCTATCTCGAATCATTATATCGCCATAGGTGCCAAAACCTTTAACACTCTTGTTCTTATGCAAATAATTATGATCAGCATTTAGAAAATCTCCATGGCATATAAATAAATCTATCACTGGGTATTGACGCTTACCATTGCTTTGCTGGGGGTATTGCGTTAAATCAACAGGATAACGACCAAACACATAAAAAATTTGTCGTCCGTTATGATAACCTGTTGGAACTTGGCTATTGGAATCATAATCCCGCTCTCTGCCTGGCCAAGCCAATCCTTTTATTTCATAACCTTCTGGAAACTCTACTAAGCAAAAATCTGGATATGTATTGCGGCCTGAACATTCAAAATGCATGGAAAGATTATTTAAACGCTTTAAAAACCAATTTTGAAAATGAAATTCTTTATCTTTGGCGCTTACAGATTCTATTAATTCACCATTTGTTACGGCATTTACACATTCTTCGAATACATCAAAGCAGGTGGTAAGTTTAAACATTTTATCACTCACTATCATTTTCCGTTATTACATCTAAAGCAACACATCTTATCAATTTCGCTGCATCTATAACCCTGTGTGCCCCAACTTTAAGACTGAGAATTTTGGCTCACCCTGAAAAAGGGAAGCACTTTAGTTAAGATAAGCCCCCTAACTCCTTGATCGGCTATGAAAAAGAAGAAAAAATCGCCCTTCAGAATTGTATCCTAAACTTACCTGGGTTTACCATTCAAAAAACCTATGAGAATAATCTTCTCATTATCGAGATCAACAAAAAATCTCGCTTCCTATTTAGAAGCCTTACCGGGCAAGGATACTGTCAAGTGGTCTGTATCGATTTAAGCAGCAGCTTCGGGGCATTAGTCAAACAGTATTTCCCTAAGGCGTACAGCTAATAATTTTTGAGGAATAAGCACCTTTTTATTGTGAACTTGCCGTAATAAATTGGGTGATTTCGTAAGCATAGAATATTAGTCATAAATACTTTTTTGGTGAACTAACCTATATATGCTGCTGCGATAGAAGATCGACTATGCCCTGCGACTTCAGCTATCTCTTGCCGCGCTGTTTGGTCACAATCCCGATCTATATTAGGATACCTATTTTTTATAGGGCTCTCTACCCCGGTTATTTCCTGGTAGATTTCGTTCAGCCGTTCATGCCGTAATCCGTGGCTAGTAATTCCCTCTTGACGGCTGATACCGCTCTTCTGGCACACATAGTAATAGTGGTTCCGCCATTGCTTGAAATTATACCAATTCGGGGTCATGGAATCATTGGGTTTAATTGCTAGCCTCTTGGCTTCTGCCAGCACTTCCCGTTGATGGTCCGTTACTACCGGAATAATTCGGTCACGGCCTCCCTTGGTTCCCCAGTTAACCGCCAAATAGGCGCCTTTATCCGCGCCATGAGGTTTTAGCAGCGCAGCTTCTTTCATTCTAAGCCCGAAGGCACGTTGCAGCTTTAGTTGAATGGCAATGTGGCAATCCTGCTTTTGGATGGTGGCTAACTTATCTTCCAAAGAGATTCCCTGTCCGCTCCAGGTTTTATCAGTTTGGGTAACCAGATGTCGAATCACACTATCTGGGTTTTTAACATAGTTCTCAGAACGACGCACCATTCCCTTTTTACCAATCCATTCCGCGAACGTCCTGAATATGCTGACGCGATTCTGGATAGTTGAGGCAGATAGACCTCTGGTTTCCCAACCTTGCACCAATGCCATTATATGTCGCTCTTTAAACCCGCGGACATTATCCAGCTTAAATCCTAAGGTGCGTAATTCTTTAAATCCCAGCCAGAGTATTTCCTGTCGGGCATCCTGGGTGGCAAAGCTCACGGCTTTGCCACCCACGGCTGCGGTCTTGTTGTGTTGCTTGATGATGTTTTGCAATGTGATTTTCCAGTTCATACATGGTTTTCCTTAAAAAGATGCTTGTTCATGGCAGTACGTGAGTGTTAACTGACACTGTAGTACGACATTTCTGCCATAGTCACAGTCCCTCAAAGGGTAGCGGTATTCCGCCAGTCAAGTTACAACATGCAATTGGAGTCCAGAAAATAATCCCTCTGCTGCCACCACAGAGAATTTCCTGTTATGCGCCGACTGATCTTGCAAACGCTGAAAAGCGCCCGACAAAGAGCAGTAAACTTTAAGGTTTAACGCGCACGAATTGAAAAAAGAAATGCAGGTGTGAAGAACACCTTCATGAACCCTGCCAGTCCGTGTAAAAACCTACACAGTGGTGGGCTATATCCAGTAGACTTGCCAGCCAGCAATGCTGACTGCAAGAACGGAGTTCATCCGTTGATCCAGTAGAAATGATGAGCCATTGGATCATCATCAGAAGTACAAGTAGAATCCCCGCAACGGTGAATTGCAGGTACGGCCGCGAGCCATTTTCATGTGAGTAAGGATATTTCATCGCAGCTACGCTTACCCTAAATCTGTCGTTACAGTCGGACAGATCAACGACCCATTCGCTCATGTTATCAGTCACATTATGAAAATCAATAGCATTCTTGTTCTGAATTTACCCATTCAACTTTTATTTCACAGGCTATTTCACTGTTGAAAAATCAGAAAAAGCTAAATCATTTCAATAGATTATATCTGCCTCCACGGCACTCTCTGTTGACAAGCATTCGCTTATCAACAGAGAGTGCCTAACGGTTTTAGTTCTTTAATGGAAGTGCGTGCCCAAAAATGCACCCAAGAATGTACCTATGACTACCCAAGGAAATAACGCGGCTTCATGTTTAAATCGAGCCTTAATTTCCTGGCGCGATTGCAGATCATCCAGCGCCTCATCCAGGTAGACTTTCATAATGCTGAGTTTTTCGCGTATGCTGCAAAGCTGCTCATGCTCGGGGTAGTCACAGACCTTTTTCGCCAGTGCTTCATTTAAGTGAAGGATATCCGCATGAAGCTGTTGCGCATTTTGGACACACATCAAAGTTTG
Encoded proteins:
- a CDS encoding DNA methyltransferase, giving the protein MAVTKEVHEAFIPLKSGAAIEYDFPIVEVSRVAEQESWRKEINRPLYHIHKWWATRLGTVFRAITLATLNSKDRSVWQSFYEYHNLSGKVVLDPFMGSGTTLGESLKVGAKVIGCDINPISTFLVNQALTRVSEQELWQAFKSLEEKIASEIKYYYQTKDPETREVIPVLYFFWVKTLTTPEGEEIPLFSRYVFAQDAYPKKKPLAKIVCSSCWEIFQDRYDSTSLKCPSCSHQFNPQSGPVKGQYVLDANGKKHRIKDLIPNNIAPKHRLYALLALRKNGEKIYLPPKQEDLDLFIKAELRLQEENLPLPTLPVRSGHNTDQARNYNYLYWKDFFNSRQLLCLGMLLKEILLISEKAIREQMLCLFSSTLEFNNLFCSYKGEGTGAVRHMFSNHILKPERTPLENSIWGTEKSSGTFCSLFKSRLLKAKRYLDKPFDLILNKDLLGKSNGSVKIQASEPINVSLAVSWDELNKVEKGALILNGDSSVLPLPDKVVDAIITDPPYFDFVHYSELSDFFFAWLSPVLKEYYPWFAKNNSSNSGEVQHDDPRIFASQLASVLKESHRVLKDDGTLAFSFHHSKEDGWAGIYEAINKAGFEVVAAHPVYAELRGANPKASTKDPISIDAILVCKKYKQCKEVEINFDNVIDRTEILVKKLLNGGIKISNSDRFVIAASQALISASAMVLEFDNVKSILQKIRFKLGGQNAL
- a CDS encoding phage integrase N-terminal domain-containing protein gives rise to the protein MNWKITLQNIIKQHNKTAAVGGKAVSFATQDARQEILWLGFKELRTLGFKLDNVRGFKERHIMALVQGWETRGLSASTIQNRVSIFRTFAEWIGKKGMVRRSENYVKNPDSVIRHLVTQTDKTWSGQGISLEDKLATIQKQDCHIAIQLKLQRAFGLRMKEAALLKPHGADKGAYLAVNWGTKGGRDRIIPVVTDHQREVLAEAKRLAIKPNDSMTPNWYNFKQWRNHYYYVCQKSGISRQEGITSHGLRHERLNEIYQEITGVESPIKNRYPNIDRDCDQTARQEIAEVAGHSRSSIAAAYIG